In Candidatus Ancaeobacter aquaticus, a single genomic region encodes these proteins:
- the pheS gene encoding phenylalanine--tRNA ligase subunit alpha: MNDKINQLNDLKDTAFTEIKNAQSLVSLDNVRVQFLGKKGKLTEFLRGLGNVDSVERPLIGKAVNDVKKSISDEIDRSFSVTKKLESEKKFHTEKIDYTLPGKVRSLGKAHPIAMVLDEALRIFSYMGFAIKEGPEIESEHYNFEALNIPKLHPARDMQDTFYVDEDILLRTHTSPVQIHVMEKCDPPLRIVAPGKVYRRDSDITHSPMFHQIEGFMIDTDVSFADLKGVLTTFLKELFGEDTALRFRPSFFPFTEPSAEVDITCVMCNGKGCRICKGTGWIEILGAGMIHPEVFKSVGYDYEKYTGFAFGIGVERIAMLKYRIGDIRLFFENDIRFLSQF; this comes from the coding sequence ATGAATGATAAAATCAATCAACTTAATGATTTAAAAGATACTGCTTTTACCGAGATAAAAAATGCACAGTCGCTTGTTTCACTTGATAATGTGCGGGTACAATTCTTAGGTAAAAAAGGAAAACTCACCGAATTTTTGCGCGGTTTAGGCAATGTTGATTCTGTCGAAAGACCTCTTATCGGTAAAGCCGTTAATGATGTAAAAAAAAGTATTTCTGATGAAATTGACAGAAGTTTCTCGGTGACAAAGAAACTTGAATCAGAGAAGAAATTTCACACGGAAAAGATTGATTACACATTACCCGGTAAAGTTCGATCTTTAGGAAAAGCGCACCCTATTGCAATGGTTTTAGATGAAGCGTTGCGTATTTTTTCTTATATGGGGTTTGCGATCAAAGAAGGTCCTGAAATTGAGAGCGAACATTATAACTTTGAAGCGCTCAATATTCCAAAATTGCATCCCGCAAGAGATATGCAGGATACTTTTTATGTAGATGAAGATATTCTCTTAAGAACACATACCTCACCGGTACAGATACATGTTATGGAAAAATGTGATCCCCCACTGCGTATTGTCGCTCCAGGTAAAGTCTATCGGCGTGATTCTGATATTACTCATTCTCCTATGTTTCATCAAATAGAAGGTTTCATGATAGATACTGATGTAAGTTTTGCTGATTTAAAAGGTGTCTTGACTACATTTTTGAAGGAGCTGTTTGGAGAAGATACTGCGTTACGATTTCGACCGAGTTTTTTTCCTTTTACTGAACCGAGCGCTGAAGTAGATATAACGTGCGTGATGTGTAACGGTAAGGGATGCCGTATATGTAAAGGTACGGGATGGATAGAGATACTTGGCGCAGGTATGATTCATCCAGAGGTATTTAAATCTGTTGGGTATGATTATGAAAAATATACCGGTTTTGCTTTTGGAATAGGTGTTGAGAGAATTGCAATGTTGAAATACAGGATTGGAGATATCCGGTTATTTTTTGAGAATGATATACGTTTTCTTTCACAATTTTAA
- a CDS encoding replication-associated recombination protein A, with protein sequence MELFELHTNNEDSHDVEAYMPLAARMRPYSLDDFCGQEDIVSEGKLWWRWMQSGNISSCILYGPPGTGKTTLAFLAAQTTKSSFVQLSAVTSNVDDLRKAIARAKETLRYSNQKTLLFIDEVHRFNKAQQDVLLPHIENGVITFIGATTHNPSFAINAPLVSRASLFRLKPLSVESIMRICTKAIKNEIKGYGSLQIQMYEEALRHIAVVSDGDARKALNALETGITSTPPDEKGIIHFTMEVAAESIRTKAVVYDRNGDQHYDTISAFIKSLRGSDPNAAIYWLSKMLDAGEDIRFIARRMIIFASEDIGNADSDALVIATSCMQAVEYVGLPEARIVLAHAVTYLATAPKSNRSYVALCDATADVKEGRVQEVPLHLRNAASASSKRMGYGQGYKYPHDHEGHYVDEAYVELEKEYYVPSDNGYEKIIKERLLQWKKQKKI encoded by the coding sequence ATGGAACTATTTGAATTACATACAAATAATGAAGATTCTCATGATGTAGAGGCATATATGCCGCTTGCTGCGCGTATGCGTCCATATTCCTTAGATGACTTTTGTGGGCAAGAAGACATTGTTAGTGAAGGAAAATTATGGTGGCGTTGGATGCAATCAGGGAATATTTCTTCATGCATATTATATGGTCCTCCGGGAACCGGGAAAACAACGTTGGCTTTTTTAGCTGCTCAAACAACGAAGAGTAGTTTTGTTCAACTTTCTGCTGTTACGTCAAATGTGGATGATTTAAGAAAAGCAATCGCTAGAGCAAAAGAAACTTTGCGTTATAGCAATCAGAAAACACTACTGTTTATTGATGAAGTACATAGATTTAATAAGGCGCAACAGGATGTGCTTTTGCCACATATTGAAAACGGTGTCATTACTTTTATCGGTGCAACAACACATAATCCAAGCTTTGCAATTAATGCACCTCTCGTATCACGCGCATCGCTGTTCCGTTTAAAACCACTTTCAGTTGAATCAATTATGCGTATATGTACAAAGGCTATAAAAAATGAGATTAAAGGATACGGATCGTTGCAGATACAAATGTATGAAGAGGCATTGCGCCATATCGCAGTTGTTTCTGATGGAGATGCCCGTAAAGCGCTCAATGCGCTTGAGACAGGTATTACCAGCACTCCCCCTGATGAAAAAGGGATTATACATTTTACGATGGAGGTTGCCGCTGAATCTATACGCACAAAAGCGGTTGTGTATGATCGTAATGGTGATCAGCACTATGATACTATTTCAGCTTTTATAAAGAGTTTGAGAGGCTCTGATCCTAATGCGGCAATATATTGGCTTTCAAAAATGCTTGATGCGGGAGAAGATATACGTTTTATTGCTCGCAGGATGATTATATTTGCATCTGAAGATATTGGTAATGCTGACTCGGATGCCTTGGTAATAGCTACAAGCTGTATGCAGGCAGTTGAATATGTGGGGCTACCTGAAGCGCGTATAGTGCTTGCGCATGCGGTGACGTATCTTGCCACAGCACCAAAAAGCAACAGATCATATGTTGCACTGTGTGATGCGACTGCTGATGTTAAAGAAGGAAGAGTTCAAGAGGTTCCTCTTCATTTGAGAAATGCTGCATCTGCATCGTCAAAAAGAATGGGGTATGGGCAAGGTTATAAGTATCCGCACGATCATGAAGGGCACTATGTAGATGAGGCGTATGTCGAGCTTGAAAAAGAGTATTATGTGCCAAGTGATAATGGGTATGAGAAAATAATTAAAGAAAGATTGCTTCAGTGGAAAAAACAAAAAAAGATATAA
- a CDS encoding O-antigen ligase family protein: MNDTNPVESPISHKVIFGLLLAVFFFVPLIYTPDNFLFAFGRQYYSKLIFTQIILTVICFFALIQFMVKGNLIYIRSKLLIPLILYFFCAFLSIFWSVSVFISIASFFELISYLLLCIISMYFVNTDRKIRQVVLFWKLSMVGLVGVVLWQFMSGVECYGTIGNRNFLAAFVVLTVPVLFVSIKDAIIHKKHSESLLNIVLLIALGGVLFVTKSRGAFIAVLFVVFLYTEIQLLLHNKKIVALLIMLMGVLLAAFVCNSDFFISEIRADVRPYIWSGTLKMIAEHPFGGYGLGTFFIHFPFFRPVEYFLCPKYAQVSTHALNEFLNIWIQSGIFGLFFFITYFVWMSCKMYGYIKRKGYIDLTGGIFLGVIGLFILSFIDMHLMVPSIAIYFWMLTGIIMGKVIPVPSTTKWGMSLRVVLCTFIAVLLGVYVFYGVYKPLRAEVYFGQGMKARRVENWPLVVQNYEKGLQYMPFRLDITYKCAYALSQTGNNDAAIHYYEYIKSFAPYYARVDYNLAILYNAKGMGLEAKGSLLQWLALNPYDRDAKSLLNEMKEKWSDVAATQK, translated from the coding sequence ATGAATGATACAAATCCTGTAGAAAGTCCAATTTCTCATAAAGTTATTTTTGGATTACTTCTTGCAGTTTTCTTTTTTGTTCCCCTTATATATACTCCTGATAATTTTCTGTTTGCTTTTGGACGTCAATATTATTCTAAACTGATATTTACCCAGATCATTCTTACAGTGATTTGTTTCTTTGCACTGATTCAGTTTATGGTAAAAGGCAATCTCATATATATACGATCAAAGCTATTAATCCCTCTTATTCTTTATTTTTTTTGTGCTTTTTTATCAATATTTTGGTCTGTGTCAGTCTTTATAAGTATAGCTTCTTTTTTTGAGCTTATTTCATATCTATTATTGTGTATCATATCGATGTATTTTGTGAATACTGACAGAAAAATCCGTCAAGTAGTGCTGTTTTGGAAACTATCGATGGTAGGCCTCGTGGGAGTTGTATTGTGGCAATTTATGAGCGGTGTTGAGTGTTACGGCACGATCGGCAATAGAAATTTTTTGGCCGCGTTTGTGGTTTTAACTGTTCCTGTTTTGTTTGTATCGATAAAAGACGCGATTATTCATAAAAAGCATAGTGAAAGTTTACTTAATATAGTCTTGCTCATTGCTCTTGGGGGAGTTCTTTTTGTTACAAAATCACGTGGGGCATTTATTGCAGTACTTTTTGTCGTATTTTTATATACCGAAATACAGCTACTTCTTCATAACAAAAAAATAGTAGCGCTTCTCATTATGCTTATGGGTGTTCTTCTTGCGGCTTTTGTTTGTAATAGTGATTTTTTTATAAGTGAAATACGGGCAGATGTAAGACCATACATATGGAGTGGCACGTTAAAAATGATAGCTGAGCATCCTTTCGGGGGGTATGGGCTCGGAACATTCTTTATCCATTTCCCATTTTTCAGGCCTGTTGAATATTTTTTGTGCCCAAAATATGCCCAGGTATCAACACATGCACTTAATGAATTTCTTAATATATGGATCCAGAGCGGTATATTTGGACTCTTCTTTTTTATAACTTATTTTGTATGGATGAGTTGTAAAATGTATGGGTATATTAAACGTAAGGGATATATTGATCTTACAGGAGGTATTTTTCTTGGCGTAATAGGGCTTTTTATCCTGTCTTTCATAGATATGCATTTAATGGTCCCATCGATAGCAATTTATTTTTGGATGTTAACGGGAATTATAATGGGAAAAGTTATCCCTGTACCAAGTACTACGAAATGGGGTATGTCTCTTAGAGTGGTATTGTGCACGTTTATAGCAGTCCTTTTAGGTGTGTATGTTTTTTATGGGGTATATAAACCATTACGCGCGGAAGTGTATTTTGGTCAAGGAATGAAAGCTCGAAGAGTGGAGAATTGGCCGCTTGTAGTACAAAACTATGAAAAAGGTCTTCAATATATGCCTTTTAGACTGGATATTACTTACAAATGTGCGTATGCACTTAGTCAAACAGGTAATAATGATGCAGCTATACACTACTATGAATACATTAAGAGTTTTGCTCCGTACTATGCTCGCGTAGATTATAATCTTGCTATCTTGTACAATGCAAAAGGAATGGGGCTAGAAGCTAAGGGCTCATTGCTGCAATGGCTGGCTCTAAATCCTTACGATAGGGACGCAAAATCGTTATTGAATGAGATGAAAGAAAAATGGAGTGATGTCGCTGCGACACAAAAATAA
- the rplT gene encoding 50S ribosomal protein L20, translated as MSRATNNPASRRRRKKVLKQAKGFEGSRGVLYRTASNAVMKKLTYQYRDRKVRKREMRGLWIIRINAACRINDISYSKFINGLKKSSIEIDRKILADLAVKNEVVFGKLVEEVKASAA; from the coding sequence ATGTCAAGAGCAACCAATAACCCCGCGTCACGGCGCAGGAGAAAAAAAGTATTAAAACAAGCCAAGGGCTTTGAAGGTTCAAGAGGAGTTCTCTACAGAACAGCTTCTAACGCTGTTATGAAGAAACTTACCTATCAATATCGAGATAGAAAGGTTCGTAAAAGAGAAATGCGCGGTTTATGGATTATTAGAATTAATGCTGCGTGCAGAATTAATGATATTTCATACAGTAAATTTATCAATGGATTAAAGAAATCAAGCATTGAAATAGATCGTAAAATATTAGCTGATCTTGCTGTTAAAAATGAAGTTGTATTTGGTAAACTCGTTGAAGAAGTTAAGGCGAGTGCCGCATAA
- the infC gene encoding translation initiation factor IF-3: MRINTEIRARQLRTIDSEGRQLGVLPLEEALKIAEDSNLDLVEVAPTANPPVCRVMDFGKYRYEQTKKERESRKKQHFIKVKEIKLRPSIDDHDYQTKMKHAQTFLAKGDKVKVVLVYRGREMAHTEYGKKLFDRFIQDVETFGAVESRPKMMGRMMNMVIAPLKTHS; this comes from the coding sequence ATTCGAATTAACACAGAGATTAGAGCTCGTCAGTTGAGAACAATTGATAGTGAGGGTAGACAGTTGGGTGTGCTTCCGCTTGAAGAAGCATTAAAAATCGCGGAAGATAGCAATCTTGACCTTGTTGAAGTGGCTCCTACTGCAAATCCACCAGTGTGCAGAGTGATGGATTTTGGTAAGTATAGGTATGAACAAACCAAGAAGGAGCGTGAGTCGCGTAAGAAGCAGCATTTCATTAAAGTGAAAGAAATTAAGCTTCGGCCATCGATTGATGATCATGATTATCAGACAAAGATGAAGCACGCTCAGACTTTTTTGGCTAAGGGCGATAAGGTTAAGGTCGTACTCGTTTATAGAGGTAGGGAAATGGCTCATACTGAATATGGGAAAAAGCTGTTTGACCGATTTATTCAGGATGTGGAAACGTTTGGTGCAGTTGAATCGAGACCCAAAATGATGGGCCGTATGATGAATATGGTTATTGCGCCGCTCAAAACCCACTCATAA
- the pheT gene encoding phenylalanine--tRNA ligase subunit beta, whose amino-acid sequence MLVSYKWLKEFVDCKESPSELADILTMGGVEVESVEDLGEGLENVVVGKIMKIDAHPNADRLSVCTVDVSGETLTIVCGAKNMIEGDHVPVARIGATLCGGMKIEKTVLRGVTSCGMMCSAKELGRGDEHHGLLILDRDTKIGSDIKTVLGLDDYVLSLGVTPNRPDCLSIIGVAREVALLTGAKLCVPSSKDCSLKSGKSEEITVAIKNKELCPCYTGQTVRNVTVSSSPKWLQQRLEHVGLRSINNIVDITNYVLFECGHPIHAFDYDLIEGKEIIIRNAAPKESITTIDEVRRDLDAEMLVIADKIKPVALAGVMGGNNSEISDTTKNIFIESAYFIPSTVRRTSKKLGLSSDSSYRFERGVDPYGLYYALSRATELIEQVAGGSREKNYSEDKGELASRTEISVRVSRVNRMLGTELSQKEIKNIIKKLGCTIKDEKDNTFHVDVPTNRVDITQEADMIEEIARIYGYINVPMQLPRVPISVPQETSDIDITKTLRENLISQGLMETISYSFINKNTLNWLVERRKSSSFAVLIMNPISDEQNVMRTTLIPSMLDTLALNYKRGAQGMKCYELGNIYTNGDKQYSEKKKVLIGCMGEVEDKKWYNNQEDFDFFYIKGIIETLIASFGLNRYSFIESNDNVFQPGMRSDVYCGEEKIGVFGKVHPEVCEYFDIKKTVVIAELDVEGISQNRVSKVRVRDIPKYPSVTRDIALVIDCDCPSEKVINIVQKFGSDLVKDIKLFDIFKGGKIPENKKSAAYRICYRSNDRTLTDDEVNEVHSKIVKKLHSELNSETREM is encoded by the coding sequence ATGTTAGTTTCATATAAATGGTTAAAAGAATTTGTTGATTGCAAAGAGTCGCCTTCTGAGCTAGCCGATATCTTGACGATGGGTGGTGTTGAGGTCGAATCAGTTGAAGATCTTGGTGAAGGGTTGGAAAACGTCGTTGTCGGTAAGATTATGAAAATTGACGCGCATCCTAATGCAGATAGATTATCTGTGTGTACCGTTGATGTCAGTGGAGAGACTCTTACGATAGTGTGTGGGGCTAAGAATATGATCGAGGGTGACCATGTCCCCGTTGCTAGAATAGGGGCAACCTTATGTGGCGGTATGAAGATTGAAAAAACGGTGCTTCGTGGAGTGACATCCTGCGGCATGATGTGTTCTGCAAAAGAATTAGGACGTGGTGATGAGCATCATGGCCTTTTGATTTTAGATCGTGATACAAAAATTGGAAGTGATATAAAAACTGTTCTTGGGCTTGATGATTATGTGCTGAGTTTGGGTGTGACGCCAAATAGGCCTGATTGTTTAAGTATTATTGGTGTTGCACGAGAGGTAGCGTTACTCACCGGAGCAAAACTTTGTGTTCCTTCAAGTAAAGACTGTTCTCTTAAAAGTGGGAAAAGTGAAGAGATAACGGTTGCAATCAAAAATAAAGAATTATGTCCCTGTTATACAGGCCAGACGGTTCGTAATGTGACGGTTAGCTCTTCGCCAAAATGGCTACAGCAAAGACTTGAACATGTCGGTTTGCGGTCAATAAACAATATTGTTGATATAACTAATTATGTTTTGTTTGAATGCGGACATCCCATACATGCATTTGATTATGATTTGATAGAGGGTAAAGAAATTATTATAAGGAATGCTGCGCCAAAAGAATCTATTACTACGATAGATGAGGTGAGACGCGATTTAGATGCCGAGATGTTAGTTATCGCTGATAAAATAAAACCCGTTGCTTTAGCAGGTGTGATGGGTGGTAACAACTCCGAAATTAGTGATACAACAAAGAATATTTTTATAGAAAGCGCATATTTTATCCCCTCAACAGTAAGAAGAACGTCTAAAAAGCTGGGTTTATCCTCTGATTCTTCTTATAGATTTGAACGCGGGGTTGATCCGTATGGTCTCTATTATGCACTAAGCCGAGCCACTGAGCTTATAGAGCAGGTTGCAGGTGGGAGTCGCGAGAAAAACTATTCAGAAGATAAGGGAGAGCTTGCATCAAGAACAGAAATATCTGTTCGTGTATCTCGAGTGAATAGAATGCTTGGAACGGAACTCTCGCAAAAGGAGATAAAAAATATAATTAAAAAACTAGGATGTACCATAAAAGACGAAAAAGATAATACTTTTCACGTAGATGTCCCAACAAACAGAGTTGATATAACACAGGAAGCAGATATGATCGAAGAAATTGCGCGTATTTACGGGTATATCAATGTGCCTATGCAGCTTCCTCGTGTTCCAATATCAGTTCCCCAGGAAACGAGCGATATAGATATAACGAAAACATTGCGTGAAAACTTAATTTCTCAAGGATTGATGGAAACAATAAGTTATAGCTTTATTAATAAGAATACACTTAATTGGTTAGTTGAAAGAAGAAAGAGCTCGTCGTTTGCAGTTTTAATCATGAATCCAATAAGTGATGAACAAAATGTGATGAGAACAACACTTATTCCCAGTATGCTTGATACATTAGCACTTAATTATAAGAGAGGTGCGCAGGGGATGAAGTGTTATGAGTTGGGAAATATCTACACAAATGGCGATAAACAGTATAGTGAAAAGAAGAAGGTGTTGATTGGATGTATGGGGGAAGTAGAAGATAAAAAATGGTATAACAACCAGGAGGATTTTGATTTTTTTTATATTAAGGGAATCATTGAAACACTTATTGCATCATTTGGTCTCAATCGGTATTCTTTTATTGAAAGTAATGACAATGTTTTTCAGCCGGGGATGAGATCAGACGTGTACTGTGGAGAAGAAAAGATTGGTGTGTTTGGAAAGGTGCATCCGGAGGTGTGTGAGTACTTTGATATTAAAAAGACAGTGGTTATTGCAGAACTTGATGTTGAGGGTATCTCTCAAAATAGGGTCTCAAAAGTACGTGTAAGAGATATTCCTAAATATCCGTCTGTAACTCGTGATATTGCGTTAGTTATTGACTGTGATTGTCCGTCAGAAAAAGTGATTAATATTGTGCAAAAATTTGGTTCTGATTTAGTGAAGGATATAAAATTGTTTGATATATTTAAGGGAGGGAAAATACCGGAAAATAAAAAGAGTGCGGCTTATAGAATATGTTATCGATCGAATGATCGTACGTTAACTGATGATGAAGTTAACGAGGTGCATTCAAAAATAGTAAAAAAGTTACACAGTGAATTAAATTCTGAAACGAGAGAAATGTAA
- the thrS gene encoding threonine--tRNA ligase yields the protein MNMQKIDIDVYRHSASHIMAFAVKKLFPKAKLAIGPSIEDGFYYDFEVDVPFTPDDLARIEEEMDKIVKENISFERKELSKEDALKLFQDSSEEYKVELIKDLPEGTISIYSNNDFIDLCKGPHISSTGDLKCYKLLSVAGAYWRGDEHNKMLQRIYGTAFFDKKSLRTYLHKLEEARKRDHRKIGKELDLYSIHEEGGAGLIYWHPKGGRLRNTIETFWRDVHYRHGYDVVYTPHIAKLDLWKKSGHWDFYKENLYSPMDIDGKEYIVKPMNCPGHILMYKTKLRSYRDLPLRWAELGTVYRYEKSGVLHGLMRVRGFTQDDAHIFCTLDQLKDEIISVISLARYMMELFGFQYEINLSTQPEKFVGSSENWEKSTAALTDALQSLEIEYKVDPGEGVFYGPKIDIKMIDALGRGWQGPTIQVDFNIPERFDVNYIAEDGKAHQVVMVHRTVLGSMERFIGVLIEHFAGDFPVWLAPIQVKVMPISDDQKMYAKKVSDTLRNKGIYTVLDDRNEKIGYKIREAELEKIPYMLVIGAKEAEQEAVSVRRRKIGDLGVKKTDEFISALVEEIALKK from the coding sequence ATGAATATGCAAAAAATAGATATTGATGTATATCGGCACAGTGCCTCTCATATCATGGCATTTGCCGTAAAAAAGCTTTTTCCAAAGGCTAAGCTTGCTATTGGTCCGTCAATAGAGGACGGATTTTACTATGATTTCGAAGTTGATGTGCCGTTTACTCCTGATGACTTAGCCCGTATTGAAGAAGAAATGGATAAGATCGTTAAGGAGAATATATCTTTTGAGAGAAAAGAACTATCCAAGGAAGATGCATTAAAACTTTTTCAGGATAGCTCAGAAGAATATAAAGTTGAATTGATTAAAGATTTGCCTGAGGGAACAATATCAATTTACAGTAATAATGATTTTATCGATTTATGCAAAGGGCCTCATATTTCTTCGACGGGTGATTTAAAATGCTACAAGTTATTGAGTGTTGCCGGTGCGTATTGGCGGGGAGATGAACACAATAAGATGCTCCAGCGCATATATGGGACGGCTTTCTTTGATAAAAAGAGTCTGAGGACGTATCTGCATAAATTGGAAGAAGCGCGTAAAAGAGACCATAGAAAGATTGGTAAAGAATTAGATCTTTATAGTATTCACGAAGAGGGTGGTGCCGGGCTGATCTATTGGCATCCAAAGGGAGGAAGACTGCGAAATACTATCGAGACTTTTTGGCGTGATGTCCACTACCGTCATGGGTATGATGTGGTGTATACCCCTCACATAGCTAAACTTGATTTGTGGAAAAAAAGTGGGCATTGGGACTTTTATAAGGAAAATCTTTATTCGCCAATGGATATTGATGGTAAAGAATATATTGTAAAACCAATGAATTGTCCCGGCCATATACTTATGTATAAAACAAAGTTGAGGAGCTACAGGGATCTTCCGCTCAGATGGGCTGAATTGGGAACCGTGTACCGTTATGAAAAAAGCGGGGTTCTTCACGGTTTAATGAGAGTCCGTGGTTTTACTCAGGACGATGCGCATATATTCTGTACACTTGATCAGCTTAAAGATGAGATCATAAGTGTTATATCACTGGCACGATATATGATGGAATTGTTTGGTTTTCAATATGAAATAAATTTAAGTACACAACCTGAGAAATTTGTTGGAAGCAGTGAAAATTGGGAAAAATCGACTGCAGCACTTACCGATGCTTTACAATCATTAGAAATAGAGTATAAAGTAGATCCCGGAGAAGGCGTATTCTACGGTCCTAAGATCGATATAAAAATGATCGATGCGTTAGGGCGTGGATGGCAAGGACCTACTATTCAGGTTGATTTTAATATTCCTGAACGTTTCGATGTAAACTATATTGCTGAGGATGGAAAAGCACACCAGGTTGTTATGGTTCACCGAACGGTGTTAGGGAGCATGGAACGTTTCATAGGTGTATTGATCGAGCATTTTGCGGGCGATTTTCCGGTTTGGCTTGCGCCAATACAGGTAAAAGTAATGCCGATTTCCGATGATCAAAAAATGTATGCCAAGAAGGTGAGTGACACATTAAGAAATAAGGGAATCTACACTGTTTTAGATGACAGAAATGAAAAAATTGGATATAAGATACGGGAAGCTGAGCTGGAAAAAATTCCGTATATGCTTGTCATAGGAGCAAAAGAGGCTGAACAAGAAGCGGTATCCGTAAGAAGACGCAAGATCGGTGATTTAGGGGTAAAAAAGACAGATGAATTTATTTCTGCCCTTGTAGAAGAAATAGCATTAAAAAAATAG
- the rpmI gene encoding 50S ribosomal protein L35: protein MPKLKTNRAAAKRFKVSKTGKVKRSKAYAGHLATGKPGKKKRQLKTPCLVDKTNIKQVRKMLPGKGIKG from the coding sequence ATGCCAAAGTTAAAAACAAATAGAGCAGCTGCGAAGAGATTTAAGGTGTCGAAAACCGGTAAAGTAAAACGGTCTAAGGCCTACGCCGGACATCTTGCTACAGGAAAACCAGGCAAGAAAAAGAGACAGTTAAAAACCCCATGTTTAGTTGATAAAACAAATATAAAGCAAGTAAGAAAAATGTTACCTGGAAAGGGTATTAAAGGGTAG
- a CDS encoding 5-formyltetrahydrofolate cyclo-ligase, whose product MEKTKKDIRNLTRSVRDALTKDEMVHKSSRIENHLMNVPEFVNARSVMMYVSKESEVCTHTILQWLVCNKKHVIVPYCKKGDNKIIAAHIKEYDDLEIGAYGIMQPREDIIHVVNPETIEVCIVPGIAFDVKGHRIGYGKGCYDIFLHENASKKTKIGLCYQCQVVNEIKTDVHDVAVNVLVTENGITRIES is encoded by the coding sequence GTGGAAAAAACAAAAAAAGATATAAGGAATTTAACACGTAGCGTTCGAGATGCGTTAACGAAAGATGAAATGGTTCATAAGAGTAGCCGGATAGAGAACCACCTTATGAATGTTCCAGAATTTGTGAATGCTCGTTCAGTAATGATGTATGTATCAAAAGAAAGTGAGGTATGCACTCACACGATTCTACAATGGTTGGTGTGTAATAAAAAGCATGTGATTGTTCCGTATTGTAAAAAAGGAGATAACAAAATAATAGCGGCTCATATTAAAGAGTATGATGATTTGGAAATCGGTGCGTACGGTATTATGCAGCCACGTGAAGATATTATCCATGTCGTTAACCCAGAAACTATAGAGGTGTGTATTGTTCCCGGAATAGCTTTTGACGTCAAGGGACACAGAATAGGATATGGTAAAGGCTGTTATGATATTTTTCTTCATGAGAATGCATCGAAAAAGACTAAAATAGGATTGTGTTATCAGTGTCAGGTTGTTAACGAGATAAAAACAGATGTGCACGATGTTGCAGTAAATGTTTTGGTTACAGAAAATGGTATTACTAGAATAGAAAGTTAA
- a CDS encoding type II secretion system protein, with the protein MSKVKKMKKGFTLVELLVVIAIIGILVGLLLPGLNRARKQALKLNCQSNLRQIGIAIKSYQNDYDQAYPPTISALGTDYLDNVQVFRCPSSGTAAADVTGPASGDYGYNKGLSEATTSDCPMASDKKDTYHPAPKKVNVLFVDGHVGDDRTVPSTISNPD; encoded by the coding sequence ATGAGTAAGGTAAAAAAGATGAAAAAAGGTTTTACTCTTGTTGAGCTTTTAGTTGTAATCGCAATTATTGGTATTCTTGTGGGGTTATTGCTTCCTGGGCTAAATAGAGCTCGTAAGCAAGCCTTGAAGCTTAATTGTCAAAGTAATTTACGTCAGATTGGTATCGCTATCAAATCATATCAAAATGACTACGATCAAGCGTATCCACCTACGATATCCGCATTGGGTACAGATTATCTTGATAATGTGCAGGTGTTCAGATGTCCTTCATCAGGCACAGCGGCCGCCGATGTAACAGGGCCTGCAAGTGGTGATTATGGGTACAATAAAGGCCTTAGTGAAGCAACAACCTCAGACTGTCCGATGGCATCTGATAAAAAAGATACATACCACCCTGCACCAAAAAAGGTGAATGTACTTTTTGTTGATGGTCACGTGGGTGATGATAGAACAGTGCCAAGCACGATTTCTAACCCTGATTGA